From a region of the Zingiber officinale cultivar Zhangliang chromosome 4B, Zo_v1.1, whole genome shotgun sequence genome:
- the LOC121977827 gene encoding cytochrome b5-like — protein sequence MASHAKVYTLDEVSTHNSSEDCWLVIHGKVYDVTKFLQDHPGGDEVLLLATGKDATLDFEDVGHSTSAKASMDEYYVGEIDTATIPKEVLDTPTKQPNHTKQPNHNPGKTSDFIVNILRVLVPLLILGYAIGVRYYSKSA from the exons ATGGCCAGCCACGCGAAggtctacaccctagatgaggtCTCCACGCACAACTCCTCCGAGGACTGTTGGCTCGTCATCCACGGCAAG GTTTATGATGTTACCAAATTCTTACAAGATCACCCTGGAGGAGATGAAGTTTTGCTCTTAGCCACTG GGAAAGATGCAACTCTTGATTTTGAAGATGTTGGTCATAGCACCTCTGCCAAGGCATCGATGGATGAGTATTATGTTGGAGAAATTGATACTGCTACAATCCCAAAGGAAGTACTCGACACTCCTACCAAACAGCCAAACCATACCAAACAGCCAAACCATAACCCGGGCAAGACATCCGACTTTATTGTCAACATCCTCCGAGTTTTagttcctcttcttatcttgggtTATGCTATCGGCGTCAGATACTACTCAAAATCAGCTTAA
- the LOC121976010 gene encoding LON peptidase N-terminal domain and RING finger protein 3-like, translating to MPSAESKSPKAAAPTTNRSMILSPGFRSAAAMAGWDEEALLFATLVVEDTPVRESRQHKHKKRLKSPASTTSSTRKRRARRQSGVPIPPVVLCLDDEEEDGVENKKIDKEAEKAVVGTAKEDEKEGALLEEPNKGLPCMDRLREELSCAICLEICFEPSTTPCGHSFCIRCLKCAATKCGKKCPKCRQLISNGRACTINTVLWNTIQLLFPEEVDARKSKVTASETRSRSMQHAPLHTANTSINSRRSSTRSSNIRSGASEASQMTQSRSSRTRVGPSQSEDAAMALRLQREEFMVAFQGNSTQGLRRQALYSAHANIRSMVSRGFYTRTRSE from the exons ATGCCTTCCGCGGAAAGCAAGAGCCCCAAGGCGGCGGCGCCGACGACGAACCGCAGCATGATCCTGAGCCCCGGTTTCCGCTCCGCCGCCGCCATGGCCGGATGGGACGAGGAAGCCCTCCTCTTCGCCACCCTCGTGGTGGAGGACACGCCCGTGCGAGAGTCCCGACAGCACAAGCACAAGAAGCGCCTCAAGAGCCCCGCAtccaccacctcctccaccag AAAGAGGAGGGCGCGGAGGCAATCTGGGGTTCCGATTCCGCCTGTGGTACTTTGCCTCGACGACGAAGAAGAAGACGGAGTTGAAAATAAGAAGATCGATAAGGAGGCTGAGAAGGCCGTGGTGGGAACGGCGAAGGAGGACGAAAAAGAAGGGGCTTTGCTGGAGGAGCCAAACAAGGGCCTTCCCtgcatggatcgattgagggaaGAGCTCTCCTGCGCT ATCTGCTTGGAGATCTGCTTCGAGCCGAGCACTACTCCTTGCGGACACAG CTTCTGCATCAGATGCTTGAAGTGTGCTGCCACAAAATGTGGAAAGAAATGCCCCAAATGCAGACAACTGATAAG CAACGGAAGAGCTTGCACCATAAACACAGTGCTTTGGAACACCATCCAGCTTCTATTCCCTGAGGAAGTGGATGCAAGGAAGAGCAAAGTTACTGCAAGTGAAACACGGAGCAGGAGCATGCAACACGCTCCATTACATACTGCAAACACAAGTATCAACAGCAGAAGAAGTAGTACCAGAAGTAGCAACATCAGAAGTGGTGCAAGTGAAGCTTCCCAAATGACACAGAGTAGGAGCTCCAGAACCAGAGTTGGCCCGAGCCAATCAGAGGATGCGGCCATGGCGCTCAGGCTGCAAAGGGAAGAGTTTATGGTGGCATTTCAAGGAAACAGCACCCAGGGGCTGCGACGACAAGCACTTTATTCTGCTCATGCCAATATCAGATCCATGGTGTCCAGGGGTTTCTATACTCGCACAAGAAGTGAATGA
- the LOC121976011 gene encoding cystinosin homolog, with translation MASWNSIYLDITYQIFGWIAFFAWSISFYPQVILNFRRKSVVGLNFDFLVLNVTKHSSYLIYNAVLFFSPAVQRQYHEKYGSDEMIPVAANDVAFSIHAVALTAFTLFQVLIYDRGNQKVSKACIGISIIVLLSALVCVILAWPKHSWLWLISVFNAIQVTMTAIKYIPQAFMNFQRKSTVGWSIGNILLDLVGGLLNFAQMGIQSIDQNTLVNFYGNIGKTLLSVEVVLFDALFILQHYVFYPVKDENDPTTLEENATSSLLTQEKPEFKNV, from the exons ATGGCGTCTTGGAATTCGATCTACTTGGACATCACTTACCAGATCTTCGGGTGGATCGCCTTCTTCGCATGGTCCATCAGCTTCTACCCCCAGGTCATCCTCAATTTCAGGAGGAAGAG CGTGGTAGGGTTGAATTTCGATTTCCTGGTTCTCAACGTAACGAAGCACTCGTCGTACCTCATTTACAACGCGGTGCTGTTCTTCAGTCCTGCGGTCCAGAGGCAGTATCATGAGAAGTACGGTTCCGATGAg ATGATTCCTGTAGCTGCAAATGATGTGGCTTTTTCAATACATGCTGTTGCACTCACAGCTTTCACATTGTTCCAAGTGTTGATTTATGAT CGTGGAAATCAGAAGGTCTCGAAGGCTTGCATTGGGATTTCTATAATTGTCTTGCTTTCTGCGTTGGTTTGCGTGATCTTAGCTTGGCCAAAACATTCTTGGCTTTGGCTTATCTCTGTATTCAA CGCAATACAAGTTACCATGACGGCAATCAAGTATATCCCACAG GCATTTATGAACTTCCAACGAAAGAGTACTGTTGGTTGGAGTATTGGCAATATCCTGCTTGATTTAGTTGGCGGTTTGTTGAACTTTGCGCAGATGGGTATTCAATCCATAGATCAAA ATACACTAGTTAACTTCTATGGTAACATAGGCAAGACGCTTCTTTCTGTG GAAGTTGTACTCTTTGATGCTCTCTTCATTTTGCAGCACTATGTATTCTACCCCGTGAAGGATGAAAACGACCCAACAACACTGGAAGAGAATGCGACTTCCTCCTTACTGACTCAAGAGAAACCTGAGTTTAAAAACGTATAG
- the LOC121976012 gene encoding protein SIEVE ELEMENT OCCLUSION C-like has protein sequence MQSQGGSECLPEHEDILMKKILQTHAPEEHQVDSASLLDLTERIFLNFAVSSVRKDCRSKEDAKIVNAVKELGITVHHMSCEMLQHISTDRPPKATTCVLLESLERHRWSTKLTIVLAALASSYGNYWLIARFCLTNPLALSLAAMKGQLRNSLKTTTILNYRLKALRYLLEKMVSVAKCVMAFEILPTNYVSQDYEALAMMKNQVHIASYWVIRSSVECASQITSTIALGVESNLQAKVTPQVWELWSLAKKISYIYEVLRNNFDAFSQQIEKKVHLRLVNLFAGVHDNNQDVLYTLFAQKDDFPLRDSCSQEKVGVNVLSNKVVMLFISSLNIYPEKLLLVVQQSEKKIHNRPEEEYEIVWIPAMFSAQEVERRVYDQVVDILPWYSITEPSNLSSSVMKFIKEVWHFQGDSMMVALDHGGNVSSLDAFDMVAIWGSKAYPFTTSKERELWEEQRWTMELLLDNIDPLFSYWMEERRIICLYGTNDLGWARELSKKMKALSEAGVPVELIYVGSNMQEQTSSTLTRIMEEKLSRYLSHVNISIFWLRLQSMRSSRQRLGYASESDDSITQEIDSLLSSDTRSSGWLLVGEGASGEVLKLWGNQVLESLSNLHAWGQKIRRLGFLGALLKSLGTSATEP, from the exons ATGCAGTCGCAAGGTGGTTCAGAATGCCTCCCTGAGCACGAAGACATCTTGATGAAGAAGATTCTGCAGACGCATGCTCCGGAAGAACACCAAGTTGATTCTGCCTCTCTGCTCGATCTAACTGAGAGAATATTTCTCAACTTCGCAGTGTCAAGCGTACGAA AGGACTGCAGAAGCAAGGAGGATGCGAAGATTGTCAACGCTGTGAAAGAGCTAGGAATCACAGTACATCATATGTCATGCGag ATGCTCCAGCATATTTCTACAGATCGTCCACCGAAAGCGACTACATGTGTTCTCCTGGAGTCGTTGGAGAGACATCGATGGAGCACGAAGCTGACTATCGTTCTTGCAGCATTGGCATCGAGCTACGGCAATTACTGGCTCATCGCACGCTTCTGCCTCACCAATCCTCTTGCCTTATCGCTCGCAGCTATGAAGGGTCAGCTAAGGAACAGTCTGAAAACAACTACCATATTGAACTATCGGTTAAAGGCTTTGCGATATCTTCTTGAGAAAATGGTCAGCGTGGCGAAATGTGTGATGGCGTTCGAAATACTGCCGACGAACTATGTGAGCCAAGATTACGAAGCCTTGGCAATGATGAAGAACCAAGTCCATATAGCTTCCTACTGGGTGATCCGAAGTTCAGTAGAGTGTGCTTCGCAGATTACTAGCACAATAGCTTTGGGGGTCGAATCGAACTTGCAGGCAAAGGTCACACCTCAAGTATGGGAACTCTGGAGTTTAGCTAAAAAGATCAGCTACATATATGAGGTTTTAAGAAATAACTTTGATGCCTTCAGTCAACAAATAG AGAAGAAAGTACATTTGAGACTCGTGAATTTGTTTGCTGGAGTTCATGACAACAACCAGGATGTTCTATACACATTATTTGCTCAGAAGGATGATTTCCCCCTCAGGGATTCTTGCTCACAGGAGAAG GTTGGTGTTAATGTATTAAGTAACAAAGTAGTGATGCTCTTCATCTCAAGCCTGAACATATACCCGGAAAAGCTTCTTCTCGTGGTACAACAATCAGAGAAAAAGATTCATAATAGGCCAGAAGAAGAATATGAGATTGTTTGGATTCCAGCAATGTTTTCCGCACAAGAAGTCGAAAGAAGAGTGTACGACCAAGTAGTCGACATACTCCCATGGTACTCTATCACCGAACCTTCGAACTTGAGCTCATCAGTTATGAAATTCATAAAAGAAGTATGGCACTTTCAAGGAGACTCCATGATGGTGGCCTTAGATCATGGCGGAAACGTATCCTCCCTAGATGCATTCGATATGGTCGCAATTTGGGGCTCGAAAGCTTACCCATTCACAACTTCAAAAGAGAGGGAGCTATGGGAAGAACAAAGATGGACAATGGAACTTCTACTAGACAACATAGATCCGCTTTTCTCCTATTGG ATGGAAGAGAGAAGAATCATCTGCCTCTATGGAACTAATGATTTAGGATGGGCTCGAGAGTTGAGCAAAAAAATGAAAGCCCTCAGCGAAGCTGGAGTCCCAGTAGAGCTCATCTACGTGGGAAGCAACATGCAGGAGCAAACCTCAAGCACACTGACAAGAATCATGGAGGAGAAACTGAGCAGGTACTTGTCGCACGTAAACATCAGTATCTTCTGGCTGCGTTTGCAGAGCATGCGAAGTTCGAGGCAGAGACTTGGGTACGCAAGTGAATCTGACGACTCCATCACGCAAGAGATAGACTCCTTGCTGAGCTCCGACACACGAAGCTCCGGCTGGCTGCTGGTCGGTGAAGGGGCGTCCGGTGAAGTTCTTAAGCTTTGGGGTAATCAAGTGTTGGAGTCTCTGTCAAACCTCCATGCATGGGGGCAGAAGATTAGGAGGTTGGGATTCTTGGGCGCCCTCCTGAAATCCCTCGGCACTTCGGCCACAGAACCCTGA